A single region of the Drosophila takahashii strain IR98-3 E-12201 chromosome 2R, DtakHiC1v2, whole genome shotgun sequence genome encodes:
- the LOC108064791 gene encoding uncharacterized protein, with protein sequence MSEFPICISASQRELARLTEEERLTAQLQVKERKKAAKAKPKKILGGMLMVNRMKMWRQHRERVKEAISSVDAEAPNFQAARITGVNNLRDEAQVFMKRTKANIQLLVEISRTMRTHGAINPFRYEVVHAVSSIPLALLSLEQLERDNSEFGRRIMEVKSEVDSGLSDKRLLEGRNAPAAAPLELPPQAMAKYEAFNIPLPESDAELRRLFRPRIYFDIYLKDARPLGRIVIQLYTEAAPLVVLQLIKSCMCNQHTKFVVKRLFPNLWLETDLMLAADSLLHKPLEYDAKVIDHGASSYVLSFSKAYVKGFTEHLSFAISFKPLTVVNGSRVGFGRIVKGSKICECIQSYGTKNGKLSRGLLFTSCGLL encoded by the coding sequence ATGTCTGAGTTTCCCATCTGCATATCGGCGTCGCAGCGCGAATTGGCCCGCCTCACGGAGGAGGAGCGGCTCACCGCTCAGCTGCAGGTGAAGGAGCGCAAGAAGGCGGCCAAGGCCAAGCCGAAGAAGATCCTGGGCGGCATGCTGATGGTCAATCGCATGAAGATGTGGCGCCAGCACAGGGAGCGCGTCAAGGAGGCGATAAGCTCGGTGGACGCAGAGGCGCCGAACTTCCAGGCGGCCCGCATCACCGGAGTGAACAATCTGCGCGACGAGGCGCAGGTGTTCATGAAGCGCACCAAGGCCAACATCCAGCTGCTGGTGGAGATTTCGCGTACCATGCGCACCCACGGGGCCATCAATCCGTTCCGCTACGAGGTGGTGCACGCCGTCTCCAGCATTCCGCTGGCCCTGCTCAGTCTGGAGCAGCTGGAGCGGGACAATAGCGAGTTCGGCCGCCGCATCATGGAGGTGAAGAGCGAGGTGGACTCCGGTCTGTCGGACAAGCGGTTACTGGAGGGCAGGAATGCGCCTGCTGCGGCCCCACTGGAGCTTCCGCCCCAGGCGATGGCCAAGTACGAGGCCTTCAACATTCCGCTGCCCGAATCGGACGCCGAGCTGCGTCGCCTCTTCCGGCCGCGCATCTACTTTGACATCTATCTCAAGGACGCCCGGCCGCTGGGCAGGATCGTGATCCAGCTGTACACGGAGGCAGCTCCGCTGGTCGTCCTGCAGCTGATCAAGTCCTGCATGTGCAATCAGCACACCAAGTTCGTGGTCAAGCGACTCTTCCCGAATCTCTGGCTGGAAACGGATTTGATGCTGGCGGCGGACTCGCTGCTGCACAAACCGCTGGAATACGACGCCAAGGTGATTGACCACGGCGCATCCAGCTACGTATTATCCTTCAGCAAGGCTTATGTCAAAGGCTTCACCGAGCACCTGTCCTTTGCCATCTCGTTCAAGCCGCTTACCGTCGTCAATGGATCCCGCGTGGGATTCGGCCGGATTGTGAAGGGCAGCAAGATATGCGAGTGCATCCAGAGCTACGGCACCAAGAACGGAAAGCTCAGCCGGGGCCTGCTGTTCACCAGCTGCGGATTACTGTAG